One part of the Aspergillus luchuensis IFO 4308 DNA, chromosome 5, nearly complete sequence genome encodes these proteins:
- a CDS encoding uncharacterized protein (COG:S;~EggNog:ENOG410Q1IV;~InterPro:IPR038883), with amino-acid sequence MGIPRPQEHWVDAPQTNSTKPSPFLKLPLELRLMIYEYALVVPNEFTDRPMIVINDRGNVFTARGRYRALSMCPSWVGENGRVRSLLSVNRQIHDEVEDFVYSQNTLFFLNSFNLDRLGTFLDTISPTARKRIRSVGFEIFFFVHSQTGVPKRTLKEYKAAARMLMEKLPNWTSTMFYLDPRFYFPSAAVGNLESSARGIWYLATIFGALQKDLHFFPLPSMHRHVMDDAKKSLQAETRASQMKLSIA; translated from the coding sequence ATGGGGATCCCACGACCACAGGAGCATTGGGTGGATGCTCCCCAGACGAATTCAACCAAACCATCGCCATTTCTCAAATTGCCTCTGGAGCTTCGTCTCATGATCTACGAGTATGCGCTGGTCGTTCCAAACGAATTCACGGATCGTCCGATGATCGTGATCAACGACCGCGGGAACGTCTTCACTGCCCGCGGCCGATACCGAGCTCTCTCGATGTGTCCCAGCTGGGTGGGTGAGAACGGTCGAGTTCGCAGCCTACTTTCCGTGAACCGGCAAATCCAcgatgaggtggaggatttCGTGTATTCGCAGAATaccctcttctttttgaACTCGTTCAATCTTGACCGTTTGGGCACCTTCCTCGACACCATCAGTCCTACGGCGCGCAAGCGCATTCGCAGCGTCGGGTTTGagattttcttctttgtccacTCGCAAACAGGCGTGCCGAAGCGGACCTTGAAGGAGTATAAAGCAGCTGCTCGCATGTTGATGGAAAAGCTGCCGAACTGGACAAGTACCATGTTTTACTTAGATCCTCGCTTCTACTTCCCTTCTGCTGCAGTAGGGAATCTGGAGTCGTCCGCGCGGGGTATCTGGTATCTGGCGACGATATTTGGAGCTTTGCAGAAGGATCTCCATTTCTTTCCACTACCGTCGATGCATCGACATGTCATGGACGATGCAAAGAAATCGCTACAGGCTGAGACGCGGGCGTCACAGATGAAGCTCTCTATCGCATAG
- the ALG5 gene encoding dolichyl-phosphate beta-glucosyltransferase (BUSCO:EOG09264B2P;~CAZy:GT2_Glycos_transf;~COG:M;~EggNog:ENOG410PH9P;~InterPro:IPR001173,IPR029044,IPR035518;~PFAM:PF00535;~TransMembrane:2 (o24-47i396-415o)) has product MAEGTFLGTCGHCAELLANVPLSVLFVTLVATLAGLSVLFYITLYIVAPVPRKPFPEEKKYRTLLKNGSITEPLDLPCWQDALDAQKRPGRVLDHTSMEEADLFMSLVVPAYNEEDRLAGMLEEAVDYLEKVYGTVTNSANGAETVTAEKAVRQRKQANGHTNGSATHRPVHDNKGWEIIIVSDGSKDKTEEIAFTFARDHQLSMHPKGYAGPWTPGTHEGVRIPPGTIRVVCLTENRGKGGAVTHGMRHVRGQYVVFADADGASKFEDLGKLVAACQETEDAKGRAVAVGSRAHMVGSEAVVKRSKLRNFLMHSFHLILWLLTPSKTATIKDTQCGFKLFSRASLPYIIPYMHSEGWIFDVEMLMLAEFADIPVAEVPVGWREVKGSKLNVIRDSIGMAWGLAVLRAAWLLGVYRRT; this is encoded by the exons ATGGCTGAAGGTACCTTCCTCGGTACCTGCGGTCATTGCGCCGAGCTCCTGGCGAACGTTCCGCTCTCGGTCCTCTTTGTTACCCTGGTCGCAACTCTCGCTGGTCTGTCCGTCCTG TTCTACATCACTCTCTACATCGTCGCCCCGGTCCCGCGGAAGCCGTTCcctgaagagaagaaatatcGTACGCTCCTGAAGAATGGATCGATCACGGAGCCCCTCGATTTACCTTGCTGGCAAGATGCCCTAGACGCTCAAAAACGCCCCGGTCGGGTTCTCGACCACACCTCGATGGAGGAAGCCGATTTGTTCATGTCATTGGTAGTACCCGCATATAATGAGGAAGACCGCCTGGCAGGCATGCTGGAAGAGGCAGTGGATTACCTGGAAAAGGTCTATGGCACGGTAACAAACTCCGCCAATGGCGCTGAGACCGTTACGGCGGAAAAGGCAGTGCGTCAACGGAAACAGGCCAATGGGCACACCAATGGCTCTGCGACTCATCGTCCGGTACATGACAACAAGGGGTGGGAAATCATTATTGTCTCTGATGGCTCCAAGGACAAAACAGAAGAGATAGCATTTACATTCGCTCGTGATCATCAACTCTCAATGCACCCCAAGGGCTACGCTGGCCCTTGGACTCCGGGGACGCATGAGGGTGTCCGCATTCCCCCGGGCACTATCCGGGTGGTGTGTCTGACAGAGAACAGGGGCAAAGGTGGAGCCGTCACCCACGGCATGCGACATGTCCGTGGCCAGTATGTTGTATTTGCAGATGCCGACGGAGCGAGCAAATTCGAGGATCTAGGAAAGCTTGTCGCGGCCTGCCAGGAAACCGAGGACGCGAAAGGACGCGCAGTGGCCGTTGGATCTCGGGCGCACATGGTGGGAAGTGAAGCTGTAGTCAAG CGCTCCAAGCTGCGCAACTTCCTCATGCATTCATTTCATCTGATCTTGTGGCTGTTGACACCCTCCAAGACGGCCACTATCAAGGATACGCAGTGTGGATTCAAGTTGTTTTCCCGGGCGTCGCTGCCGTACATTATTCCTTATATGCACTCCGAGGGATGGATATTCGACGTGGAGATGCTTATGCTCGCCGAATTTGCCGACATCCCCGTGGCCGAGGTGCCCgttggatggagagaggTCAAGGGCAGCAAGTTGAATGTAATCCGGGATAGCATCGGCATGGCTTGGGGACTGGCTGTCCTGCGAGCTGCATGGTTACTTGGTGTTTATCGGCGTACTTGA